One window of the Streptomyces sp. ITFR-21 genome contains the following:
- a CDS encoding DnaB-like helicase N-terminal domain-containing protein gives MENVRHLTPRDTDAGDGGLERVPPQDLDAEQSVLGAMLLAAQAITDTATAMDPADHYRPAHETIHRTILDLYAKGEPADPITVADALTKRGEIARVGGSSYLFQLVNAVPTAANAEYYADIVHSKARLRRLIETVTRIAARGYAGDGDVDEILDQARADFEAATTTTARGPGHLAESLLNWDDFFNTDFGSVQLLVGRLMGPGEQIAIVGDGKAGKSLFTLEWLWRMAAGRAFLGDRPADPVPVLYVDGENGRDKIQERLFSYGAGPGRMGLLTYASFPPIRPLDTPGGGADLMAMVRATGARVVCLDTVSRFISGEENSADTWLSLYRCTLLPLKREGIASIRLDHFGKDKDRGARGNSAKTQDVDHVWELSAQGGGMLSLRRTHTRTGVGPGSFAMRREARQDGDNWIPGATRHVLYEPDGFGMDDPSGMAAVPGTVEYIVAHLDKHTVPEEWGSPRVIKACAELGIQARKSKIEEAVRIRKNRTPGDLPPHLPPSTFNQPPPNPGDPPPLSAGQTSPGEVGGRSGGGSPQGTSPRPPSKEGGGAEDRGTPTPLCLLCRTPLDPTRHAAGYDTHHPCP, from the coding sequence GCAGTCCGTCCTCGGCGCCATGCTGCTCGCCGCACAGGCCATCACCGACACCGCTACCGCGATGGACCCCGCCGACCACTACCGGCCGGCCCACGAAACCATCCACCGCACCATCCTCGACCTCTACGCCAAGGGCGAGCCCGCCGACCCGATCACCGTCGCCGACGCCCTCACCAAGCGCGGCGAGATCGCCCGCGTCGGCGGCTCCAGCTACCTCTTCCAGCTCGTCAACGCCGTGCCCACCGCGGCCAACGCCGAGTACTACGCCGACATCGTCCACAGCAAAGCCCGGCTGCGCAGACTCATCGAGACCGTGACCCGCATCGCCGCACGCGGCTACGCAGGGGACGGCGACGTAGACGAGATCCTCGACCAGGCCCGTGCCGACTTCGAGGCCGCCACCACAACCACCGCCCGCGGCCCCGGCCACCTCGCCGAATCCCTCCTGAACTGGGACGACTTCTTCAACACCGACTTCGGGTCAGTGCAACTCCTCGTTGGCCGCCTCATGGGCCCCGGCGAGCAGATCGCCATTGTGGGCGACGGCAAAGCCGGCAAGAGCCTGTTCACGCTGGAGTGGCTGTGGCGCATGGCCGCCGGCCGGGCGTTCCTGGGCGACCGCCCCGCCGACCCCGTGCCCGTGCTGTACGTCGACGGCGAGAACGGCCGCGACAAGATCCAGGAGCGGCTGTTCTCCTACGGCGCCGGCCCCGGCCGGATGGGCCTGCTCACCTACGCCAGCTTCCCGCCCATCCGCCCCCTGGACACCCCGGGCGGGGGCGCAGACCTCATGGCCATGGTCCGTGCCACCGGCGCCCGCGTCGTCTGCCTCGACACCGTCTCCCGGTTCATCTCCGGCGAGGAGAACAGCGCGGACACCTGGCTGAGCCTCTACCGCTGCACGCTGCTGCCCCTCAAGCGCGAGGGCATCGCCAGCATCCGCCTGGACCACTTCGGGAAGGACAAGGACCGCGGCGCCCGCGGCAACAGTGCGAAAACGCAGGACGTGGACCACGTCTGGGAGCTGTCCGCGCAGGGCGGCGGAATGCTCTCCCTGCGCCGCACCCACACCCGGACCGGAGTCGGCCCCGGCAGCTTCGCGATGCGACGTGAGGCGAGGCAGGACGGCGACAACTGGATCCCCGGAGCCACCCGGCATGTCCTGTATGAGCCCGACGGGTTCGGCATGGACGACCCTTCCGGCATGGCCGCCGTCCCCGGCACCGTCGAGTACATCGTCGCGCACCTCGACAAGCACACCGTGCCCGAGGAATGGGGCTCCCCCCGCGTGATCAAGGCGTGCGCCGAACTCGGCATCCAGGCCCGCAAATCCAAGATCGAAGAAGCGGTACGAATCCGGAAGAACCGGACCCCCGGAGACCTCCCCCCGCACCTCCCCCCTTCAACTTTCAACCAACCTCCCCCCAATCCGGGGGACCCCCCACCTCTTTCCGCAGGTCAAACATCCCCCGGGGAGGTCGGGGGGAGGTCGGGGGGAGGGTCCCCCCAAGGCACCTCCCCCCGCCCCCCCTCTAAAGAGGGGGGAGGGGCCGAGGACCGGGGGACCCCCACCCCCCTCTGCCTCCTCTGCCGAACCCCCCTCGACCCCACCCGGCACGCCGCCGGATACGACACCCACCACCCCTGCCCCTGA
- a CDS encoding WhiB family transcriptional regulator yields the protein MTATPRALCATLLPTVGDLWFSTSPADREQAKAICSRCPLKATCAQAGFAEPTTRGVWGALDSGDRLAHRGQTGLPNPDDEGDDEGDDEGDDEGDDEVLALRRSCGTETSFKVHRQRGESCQRCETAHDARVLEQRRAALDAAHVAGGTEAGAQTHRVLGERPCPACLLASRREQARRDANRRSRRLGSMPSRRQATTRAPDTAARDAA from the coding sequence ATGACCGCCACCCCCCGCGCCCTCTGCGCCACCCTCCTGCCTACGGTTGGCGACCTCTGGTTCAGCACCAGCCCAGCCGACCGCGAGCAGGCCAAGGCCATCTGCTCCCGCTGCCCTCTGAAGGCCACCTGCGCACAGGCCGGCTTCGCCGAGCCCACCACGCGAGGCGTGTGGGGCGCCCTCGACTCCGGGGACCGCCTCGCCCACCGGGGGCAGACCGGCCTGCCCAACCCCGACGACGAGGGCGACGACGAGGGCGACGACGAGGGCGACGACGAGGGCGACGACGAGGTCTTGGCCCTCCGCCGCAGCTGCGGGACCGAGACCTCGTTCAAGGTGCACCGGCAGCGGGGCGAGTCCTGCCAGCGGTGCGAGACGGCGCACGACGCCCGGGTGCTGGAGCAGCGCCGCGCGGCCCTGGACGCCGCGCACGTGGCCGGCGGGACCGAGGCCGGGGCGCAGACCCACCGCGTCCTCGGCGAGCGCCCGTGTCCTGCCTGCCTGCTGGCGTCGCGGCGGGAGCAGGCCCGGCGGGACGCGAACCGCCGCAGCCGGCGGCTGGGCAGTATGCCGAGCCGCCGGCAGGCAACCACCAGGGCCCCGGACACGGCCGCCCGGGACGCCGCATAA